The Pithys albifrons albifrons isolate INPA30051 chromosome 1, PitAlb_v1, whole genome shotgun sequence genome contains the following window.
TTGATTACCAGCCAAagatagatttttaaaatattttcttttctgtatttggtccatcaaaatacattctttttctGCACCAACTTTATGACTTTCTAAAACTTTCctgacaggttttttttctgatagggAAAAGTTTGTTCATTATGGAGTTACTTGGTggagtttttaaataaatattaatgaagAATAATAGATTTTGACAATGAAACCTCAGAGGTCTCTGTGTTGCAGTTATgtaattctgaaatattttggaagTAGGTTGTTGGTAGCTTAGCAAGTCCATCTTGGTTTTCTgtagtttttattattttcaaaatttaccTGGTAAGTAATTTACTTACtggaaatatatttcattttaggaTAAATCTGAGGACAAGAAAGCTCAatcaaaggggaaaaaggggccTAAAGGAAAACAGACAGAAGAGACAAACCAAGAACAGACAAAGGACAACTTGCCTGCAGAGAATGGGGAAGCTAAAACTGAGGAGGTAAAGTTTGGAGGGCTGGGGTTGGGTCCTATTGGAAGAGAAGTTCCTTCTTGCTACAGAagttttttgaaaaatgtagtATTTTTTCATGTGACTAGAAATAGTTTTCAATGAAAACAACTTGACTAGAGTTGAGGTAACATTTACAGACactgctgggagaagggacaggTGTAGAGATGGAGAAGAAATTGGGAGACCCACCTAAGGGTTGTTGATGCTGAAGAAGTGAACAGTCAGTCTTGGCTGCACCACAGGGCTGAAGTGTTTGGAGTCACTGCTCACCTCTTAACTTAAAGCACCTCCACAATGCATTATTTTCTTGGAATGCACATATAATTTAGGACAAGATCTGTAGGGAAAGGCAGTGCCTCTGAATAGGGCAATAAGTCAACAGCTGGAAAAACACAAGTGTGGTAACAGGCCTGGAACTGGTCTCAGATTTCAGTGATAGCAGATGCCTCTCTCATTTTCATGAGTTCACTGGACTCTGCTGAGCAGtcagaggatttttttaatttaaatgtgtgGTTTGTGCTTCCTGCTGGGTTGTTGCattgcaaagtaattttttttaagatagaGAAAATGTGAAATCTACCCCACTGATCCATCAGTGTGCAGACAGACCTTCAAGCAAAAGGTTTTCAGGTAGCAAGAAAGTACAGGATGGTGCTTGAGTGAACAAGATTATACACTCTGGGGTAACAGTTTGTCATTTGCAAGCTTAGACTGTGATCATTGTGAAAAGTTGGGCTCCAATGAGGAATTCTTCAGCTGGCTCAACTTTTTGGCATCATTACAATCACgtaatttgtttttttaatttgtgcacATAATTCTTCAGCAATAGCAGTGAAACCTAAATTTGGCAGCATTTCTGGGCTGGGGTCTATTTAGTTCATTAGTGCAGGGTTTATTTCAATTTACAAGGAATGGATGATGAATTCTGGGGCACATCTTTGTGCTGGATttgtggtgggcacagcagccaaCATTTCAGCTGTACTGTAATACCAAAGTCTGTAAGAGGCAGAGTCTTTTCCTCTTGGATGTTACTGTAAAACAGAGTAAGATTTGAGAATATTTTAACAGTGCTGCACTGAAAATTGAAAGCATGAACTGAATCTCTGTTGCCTTCTCTCAACACCCCACGTTCAGGGATTTTAGCTGAGTAAAAGCTGAAGTTTCTCCTGTCATAAAGGCAgtaattcaaattaaaattgaaGTCCTTTGCAATGTGTGTGTTTAGTAACAATATCAAAATTCTGCAATTCATACTGATGGATCCAAGGAGCCTTTTCTGGACAGTTTGCTTTAGTAGGTCATGATTCAAGAGGAATAAGCTCATGGCACCAGTTTATGAAGCAGAAACAAGTCAGGGTTGTTCTTTGTCATTTTGTGCACTGAAACCACTCCAAACTAAGAGTCTGAGCCACTTCACAACTTCCTGCATTGAACTGtcctggttttttgtttcctttccagaCCCCAGCACCTGATGCAGCTGCAGAGAAAGAAGTGAAGTCTGAGTAACACCCAGTCCCACATCTGTAACTGGTGGTCCTTAAACCTTTCTTTCTTGTACAATTCAGAGGAATATTTTTATCAACTATTTTGTAAATGCAAGTTTTTTAGTAGTTctagaaaacacatttttaaaagaggaGAGAATCCCGACTCAACccatttttttacatatttagaTAAGtgtaaatgctttttttaagtGGTAAAATCATGTACTGGTTGTCTGTTTTCTATGAAACCAGAAATTAACAGCATGTTAATTGAGGAGAGGGTTTTGAAGTCTTGATTGGGCTTCACGTTCCACAGGCTGTGAGGGACAGTTTTCTATCCTATTAAATGAAGCATAACACAGATCAGACCTTGGAATTCATAATGATGTGTTGAGAATGTCTTAACATTTTAGTTATTTATCTTTATCTATGGTTGTACCATCAGTAGAATTCCTTATCTAATAAAACTGCTCCCTAGTGTTGGATTTCTTGCTGAGTGATGTAAATCTGTGACAAAGTTATTTTTGGTAGttgcagctttattttttttccaacaactTTGTAGCTGTGATGCAAAAgattggaatttttttattttataccttCAAATACTGGCAAAGGAAAAGTTTCTGCTTGGGAGATGGAACTTGTTATGTCAATATTTGAGATACTGGAACTTCTCTAGTTTTAAAGGACAGCTTGTCTATAAAGATCAAGTGAAAAGTATCTGGAATAgtcctaggaaaaaaaacaattagtttttagatttaaaaaaactaTGTGAATAAAAACAATTGTAAAATTATTGATAGTGTTTGTGATCTTCAAACAAAAGCCAAA
Protein-coding sequences here:
- the HMGN1 gene encoding non-histone chromosomal protein HMG-14, which encodes MPKRKVTVADGDAPAEPKRRSARLSAKPPPAKAEPKPKKLPAKDKSEDKKAQSKGKKGPKGKQTEETNQEQTKDNLPAENGEAKTEETPAPDAAAEKEVKSE